The window GCGGCATGCTCCCCAAGAACACGCTCGGCCGCAACCAGCTCAAGAAGCTGAAGGTGTACGCGGGGGCCGAGCACCCCCACGCCGCCCAGCAGCCCAAGCCGTACGTCTTCGACCAGGTCGCCCAGTAGCGCCCAGAGAGACCGAGGAAATCATCATGGCGACCATCGCAGAGTCCACCGAGCAGCCGCAGAGCTACTCGACCGAAACCCCCGTGTCGGAGGCCCCCGAGGCCACGCCGCGCAACCTTTCCGTCCCCGGTGCGGCCGTCGGCCGTCGCAAGCAGGCCATCGCCCGCGTGCGTCTCGTCCCGGGCACCGGTTCGATCACGATCAACGGTCGTGACATCACGGACTACTTCCCCAACAAGCTGCACCAGCAGCTCATCAACGATCCGTTCACGCTCCTCGAGCTCGCGGGCAGCTACGACGTGATCGCCCGCATCCAGGGCGGTGGCCCCTCCGGCCAGGCCGGTGCACTGCGTCTCGGCATCGCTCGGGCGCTCAACGAGATCGACCGCGAGAACAACCGACCTGAGCTCAAGAAGGCCGGCTTCCTCTCGCGCGACGCTCGCGTCAAGGAGCGCAAGAAGGCCGGTCTCAAGAAGGCCCGCAAGGCGCCCCAGTACTCGAAGCGCTAAGCGGACGGTACGACGTGGCCCGGCTCTTCGGAACGGACGGTGTACGCGGTCTCGCCAACGACCACCTCACGGTGGAACTGTCGGTGGGACTCGCGCAGGCAGCCGCCATCGTGCTCGCGCGTGAGACGCGCGAGCACGGGCGGCGTCCCCGGGCGGTGGTCGCCAGGGATCCCCGGATCTCGGGCGAGTTCCTCGCCGCCGCCGTTTCGGCCGGGCTCGCGTCGTCGGGCGTCGACGTCCTCGACGCCGGGGTCATCCCGACCCCTGCCGCGGCGTTCCTGACGGCCGACATCGGCGCCGACTTCGGCGTCATGATCTCGGCGTCGCACAACGCGGCCCCCGACAACGGGATCAAGTTCTTCGCCCGCGGCGGGCGCAAACTGCCGGACGAACTCGAAGACGAGATCGAACTCCTCCTCGCCTCGCCGAAGCTCGCGCCCACGGGCGCCGGCGTCGGCCGCATCTCCCGCTTCGCGGACGCCGAGGACCGCTACGCGCTGCACCTGCTGCGGACGATCCCGACGAAGCCCGACGGCACACCCGCACTCGGTGGCCTGCGCGTCGTGCTCGATTGCGCGAACGGTGCCGCCGCCGGCGTCTCGCCGCAGGTGTTCACCGACGCCGGCGCCGAGGTGACCGTCATCGGCAACGAGCCCGACGGCCTCAACATCAACGACGGTGTCGGATCGACGCACCTGGGCCGACTCCGCGAGACGGTCGTCGCGCTCGGCGCCGACATCGGCATCGCGCACGACGGCGACGCGGATCGCTGTCTCGCCGTCGACGCCGACGGGAACGTCGTCGACGGCGACCAGATCATGGCGATCATCGCGATCTCCATGCAGCAGCGCGGTCTGCTCCGCGAGAACACGCTCGTCGCGACGGTCATGTCGAACCTCGGCCTCAAGATCGCGATGCGCGATGCCGGCATCACGATGCACGAGACGAAGGTCGGCGACCGCTACGTGCTCGCGGAACTCAATGCGCGCGGCCTCGCCCTCGGCGGTGAGCAGTCCGGTCACGTCATCCTCACCGACTACGCGACGACGGGTGACGGCATCCTCACGGGCCTCCACCTCGCATCCGTCATGAGCGACACGGGCAAGACGCTGCGCGAGCTCGCCGACGTCATGCGCGTCTACCCGCAGGTGCTCATCAACGTCCGCGGCGTCCGCAAGGACGACTGCGCCGACGACGAGCACGTGCAGGCCGCCGTCCGGCGCGTCGTCGACACGCTCGGCGACACGGGGCGTGTGCTGCTGCGGCCGAGCGGCACCGAGCCCCTCGTGCGCGTCATGGTCGAGGCCGCCGACCACGATTCGGCCCAGCGCTATGCCGAGGAGCTCGCGGACGTCGTCCGCGAGAGCCTCGCGCTCTGACACACCGCGCGGATCCGGCTCAGCCGTACCGTTCGCGATAGCGGCGCCTCGCTGCGGGGTGCAGCGCGATCGGTGGCGTGTCGACGAGGTTCGACGCCGTGAGGAACTGGACGCCGAGCGACTCCGTCGGGACGAGGCGGTCGGCGTCGTCGATGAGCACGTCGACGAGGGCCGTCGCGTGGTCGTCCGGGAAGTCCGCCCGCGCGAGCAGGTAGTTCGAGATGCCGATCGACGGGATCGCCGCGGGCGTCCCGTACGCGCCGGGCGGGACGGACGCCGCGACGTAGGCGCCCGGATGCGCGTCGCGGAGGGCGGGGAGCGCGGCCGTGAGGTCGACGAGCGACACGGGCGATTCCGTCCGCACCTCCGTCACCGCGGGCAGGGGCAGGCCGCCCGACCACACGAAGGCGTCCAGCTCGCCCGACACGAGTGCCGTCACGGCGTCGTCGAGCTTGAGTTTCTCGACCTGCACCGGGTCGGGCCCCTCGGTCAACCCGAGCGCGTCGAACACGCGACCCGCCGTGAGCGCGGCGCCGGAGCGCGGGGCCCCCACCGAGACGCGACGGCCGCGAAGATCGTCGACACCGCGGACGTGGCCGTCGGCGAGGGTGAAGCACTGCAGGTAGTTCTGGTACACGCGACCGATCGCGACCTTCTCGCGCGCGTCGTCCGCCGCCGCGTCGGCGAGCACGATCGCGAGCTCCGCATCGCCCGAGCGCAACAGCTCGAGGTTCTCGACGCTGCCCTCCGTCTCGAGCACCGTGAGCCCACCCGGGCGGCGGTCCGAGAACGCGGCGTCGAGGAGTTCCCCGAACTGCAGGTACGTGCCACCGCGTTCGCCGCACGCCATGCGGATCCCGTCCTCGCCCACGCGGGGCGCGCAGCCCGCGAGCTGGAGCGCCGCGAGCACGGCGGCGCCCTGCAGCAGAGTCCGGCGCGTGACGCTCACGTGATCCGCTCGAATCGCACACGGACCCGGAGGCCACCGGCGACCGCGCGGTCGTAGGTGACGTCGCCACCGTTCGCGCGCGCGAGCTGGCCGACGATCGCGAGGCCGAGCCCCGTGCCGGGACGCGAGCGGTGTTCCGGGGCCCGCCAGAATCGGGTACCGAGGTGTGCGAGGTCCTCCGGACCGAGCCCCGGCCCGTCGTCGGCGATCTCCAGGACGGCGTGCGGGCCCTCCGCGCGCACATCGAGCGTGACACGGGCGCCCTCGCCCGCGTACTCCCTCGCGTTGTCGAGCAGGATCTCGACGATCTCCTCGAGATCGCTCCGACGGCACGCGAGCGAGATCGGTGCGTGGGCCCGCGCGTCGGCGGTCGTGTCCGACTCGACGGGGCCGGCGATGTCATCGATGTCCGCGTCCTGTCGGGGGAGGTCGGCGCGTGTCGGATCGCTCGGCGCGACACGCAACTCGATGCCGCCGGCGGCGAGCCGTCGCACCGAGGCGCCGACGAGGTCGGCCGCCGAGGTCGTGTGCTCGTGCGAGGCCCCCTCCGCGAATCCCGCGCCCTTCGCACTCGCCTCCGCCGTGGCGCGGTGCTCCGCGTTCGCGAGCACGAGCATGCGGTCGACGACGTGCTCGAGCCGGTCCACGTCGTGGGCGATCGCGTCGAAGCCGTCGTCCGCGACCTGGCCCGCGTCGAAGCGCAACCGGATCGCCGCGAGCGGATTCCGGAGCTGGTGCGATGCCTCCGCGACGAAGCCGCGCTGCTGCTCGAGCGCCTCCTCCACGGCCCTCGACATGCGGGCGAACGACGCGGACAGCCGCCGCAGCTCCCGTGGGCCCGTCGGCGGGTGCAATCGCGGATTGCGCTGTTCGGCGAGCGCGTTCGCGGCAGCGTCGAGCGCCCGGACCGGCCGCAGGACCCAGTTCGTCCACGCGAGCGAGGCGGCGAGCAGGACGGCGAGCAGCAGCACGCCGACGAGCCCGACGAGCACCCAGCGCTGGGTGACGTCCGCTCGCGCCGTCGACAGGTCGACCGCGAGCACGACCGCGCCGAGCGCACCGCTCGAGCCCGTCGCGAACGGTTCGGCCACGAGCTGCTGCTCGCCGCTCCACGGGTAGACGGTCGGGAGCGTGCGGGGCGGCACCGAACGCGTCGCGGCCATCACGAGCGACCGCGTCGCGTCGTCGAGGGCGATGTCACCGACCTCGGCGACGACCTCGCCGCCGTCGTCGACGACGAGGATCGACTCCCCGTAGGTGTCGTGGAACCGGCCGAGGTAGTCGACGAGCGCCGCCGACTCGCCACTCGCGAGCGCCGCCTCGGCGCGACTCGCGATCTGGTCCATCGAGATGGACCTCGCGAGCGTGAGCTGCTGCGTCCGGGTGACCGCGATGCCCTCCCCGATGGGGACGAGGATCGACACGACCGCGAGCAGCCCGAACACGAGCAGGGGGAGCAGCACCTGCGCTCTCACGCGCCGGTCTCCAAGCGGTAGCCGTACCCCCGGATCGTGGTGATCGACAGGTCCGGCAACTTGTGCCGGAGCGCCGCGAGGTGCACGTCGAACGATCGGGACCGCGCCGCGTAGGCATCGCCCCACACGCGGTCCAGCAGCTCCTGTTTGCTCACGGCCCGGCCGGAGCGGCGGGCGAGCGCCGCGAGCAGATCGAACTCGGTCGGCGTGAGCGCGATCTCGTCGTCGCCGGCCGTGACGCGGCGCGCGGGCAGATCGATGCGCACGGGCCCGAGTGCCACGTGCTCGACCTCGGTGACCGTGCCGCGACGCCGCGCGACCGCATCGATCCGCGCGAGCAGCTCGTGCATGCGGACCGGCTTCACGAGGTAGTCGTCGGCCCCGAGACCGAGCGCGCGCACGGTCGAACGTTCGTCGCCGCGGGCGGTGACGACGATGACCGGGACTTCGCTCACGAGGCGCAATCGACGGAGCACCTCGAGGCCGTCGAGGTCCTCGAGGCCGAGATCGAGCAGCAGCACGTCGATGTCGTGGTGCCGCAGGAGCACGTCACCGCCGCGCGACACGCGCACGACGGCGTGCGTGGCACGCTCGAGCACGGTCGCGAGGGCTGCCGAGACCGACGCGTCATCCTCGGCGACGAGCACACGCATGGGGCTCATCCTACGCGGGACCGTCCCACGGCCCCGGGCGGGTCGGGGCACCGCCGTCGGTGCTCCGGCGTCGACGCACCGTTAAGGAAGCGTAAGGATGCGCGCGGCCCCGGGCCGGCGGCCGGGACACTGGTCCCAATGCACCGGGTCGGGCGTGCGACGACGCCCCCGACCCACGGGACGATCGAGAGGAACGTCGATGACGACGACAACCCAGCAACCGGGCAGCCTGCGCCGCTCGGTCTCCAACACGCTCAAGGGCTCGGCGGGCAACCTCGTCGAGTGGTACGACGTCTACGTCTACTCCGTGTTCGCCTCCTACTTCGAGTTCCAGTTCTTCAGCGAGGAGGACGAGAACTCGACCATCTACGTGTGGGCCATCTTCGCCGTCACGTTCCTCATGCGCCCGATCGGCGCGTGGTTCTTCGGCCGCTTCGCCGACCGGCACGGGCGCCGGCTCGCCCTCACCATCTCGGTCTCGATCATGGCCGGCTGTTCGTTCCTCATCGCCGTCACGCCCTCGGCCGAGGTGCTCGGCATCGGTGCGGCCGTCATCCTCATCGGCTGCCGGCTGCTGCAGGGCTTCGCGACGGGCGGCGAGTACGGCACGAGCGCGACCTACATGTCCGAGGCCGCGATCCCCGGTCGCCGAGGCTTCCTCTCCTCGTTCCACTACGTCACGCTCGTCGGCGGTCACGTCCTCGCGCAACTGACGCTGCTCGTCATGGTGCTCACCCTGTCCGACGACCAGATCTCCGAGTGGGGCTGGCGCGTCGGCTTCGGCATCGGCGGCGTTGCGGCGCTCGTCGTGTTCTGGCTGCGGCGCACGATGGACGAGTCGCTCACCGAGTCCGCCCTCGAGGCCGTCAAGGAGGGCAAGTCGAGCGAGTCGGGATCCATGCGGGACCTGCTCGTCAACAACTGGCGCCCCCTGCTGCTGTGCTTCCTCGTCACGATGGGTGGCACCGTCGCGTTCTACACGTACTCGGTGTCGGGCCCGGCGATCGTCAAGAGCTCGTTCGCGGGCGACGACGTCGTCGCGGGCACGATCATCAACCTGATCGCACTCACGGTCCTCATGCTCCTGCAGCCCGTCGGCGGCTGGTTGTCCGACATCGTGGGCCGCAAGACGCTGCTCGTGTTCTTCGGCATCGGCGGCGTCGCCTACACGTGGTTCATCATCACGTTCCTGCCGCAGCAGACGAACGCCCTGTCGGCGTTCGCGATCCTCGTCGGGGGTTTCGTGATCCTCACGGGCTACACGTCGATCAACGCGGTCGTGAAGGCCGAGCTGTTCCCCACCCACGTCCGCGCCCTCGGTGTCGGCTTCGGCTACGCCCTCGCGAACTCCCTCTTCGGCGGGACGGCGCCGCTCCTCTACACGGCGGCGAAGGGAACCGAGCAGGTGCCCCTGTTCATCGTCTACGTGACGATCGCGATCGCCGCGTCGCTCGTCGTGTACATCTTCTTCCTCAACAACAGGGGACGGAACTGGCTCGACGACGAGAGGGCGATGCGCGAGCGCGGCAAGGGCGACGCGGTCGGAGCGGAACCCGTCGGGAGTCGCTGACCCCGACCGAGGGCGGTCATCCACGGGTGGCCGCCCTCGGTGACCGGATCGTGAGGTTCAGGGGTGCACTCCCCCTTTTGTGCGGGCGCATCCGTCGATAGGGTGAACCGCACAATGACGCCCATCGGGCGCGGCGAGCGCACCTCCCGACGACGGAAACGACGCCGAACCGGCGCACGCCGCCAC is drawn from Pseudoclavibacter chungangensis and contains these coding sequences:
- a CDS encoding sensor histidine kinase, which codes for MRAQVLLPLLVFGLLAVVSILVPIGEGIAVTRTQQLTLARSISMDQIASRAEAALASGESAALVDYLGRFHDTYGESILVVDDGGEVVAEVGDIALDDATRSLVMAATRSVPPRTLPTVYPWSGEQQLVAEPFATGSSGALGAVVLAVDLSTARADVTQRWVLVGLVGVLLLAVLLAASLAWTNWVLRPVRALDAAANALAEQRNPRLHPPTGPRELRRLSASFARMSRAVEEALEQQRGFVAEASHQLRNPLAAIRLRFDAGQVADDGFDAIAHDVDRLEHVVDRMLVLANAEHRATAEASAKGAGFAEGASHEHTTSAADLVGASVRRLAAGGIELRVAPSDPTRADLPRQDADIDDIAGPVESDTTADARAHAPISLACRRSDLEEIVEILLDNAREYAGEGARVTLDVRAEGPHAVLEIADDGPGLGPEDLAHLGTRFWRAPEHRSRPGTGLGLAIVGQLARANGGDVTYDRAVAGGLRVRVRFERIT
- the glmM gene encoding phosphoglucosamine mutase, translated to MARLFGTDGVRGLANDHLTVELSVGLAQAAAIVLARETREHGRRPRAVVARDPRISGEFLAAAVSAGLASSGVDVLDAGVIPTPAAAFLTADIGADFGVMISASHNAAPDNGIKFFARGGRKLPDELEDEIELLLASPKLAPTGAGVGRISRFADAEDRYALHLLRTIPTKPDGTPALGGLRVVLDCANGAAAGVSPQVFTDAGAEVTVIGNEPDGLNINDGVGSTHLGRLRETVVALGADIGIAHDGDADRCLAVDADGNVVDGDQIMAIIAISMQQRGLLRENTLVATVMSNLGLKIAMRDAGITMHETKVGDRYVLAELNARGLALGGEQSGHVILTDYATTGDGILTGLHLASVMSDTGKTLRELADVMRVYPQVLINVRGVRKDDCADDEHVQAAVRRVVDTLGDTGRVLLRPSGTEPLVRVMVEAADHDSAQRYAEELADVVRESLAL
- a CDS encoding MFS transporter, coding for MTTTTQQPGSLRRSVSNTLKGSAGNLVEWYDVYVYSVFASYFEFQFFSEEDENSTIYVWAIFAVTFLMRPIGAWFFGRFADRHGRRLALTISVSIMAGCSFLIAVTPSAEVLGIGAAVILIGCRLLQGFATGGEYGTSATYMSEAAIPGRRGFLSSFHYVTLVGGHVLAQLTLLVMVLTLSDDQISEWGWRVGFGIGGVAALVVFWLRRTMDESLTESALEAVKEGKSSESGSMRDLLVNNWRPLLLCFLVTMGGTVAFYTYSVSGPAIVKSSFAGDDVVAGTIINLIALTVLMLLQPVGGWLSDIVGRKTLLVFFGIGGVAYTWFIITFLPQQTNALSAFAILVGGFVILTGYTSINAVVKAELFPTHVRALGVGFGYALANSLFGGTAPLLYTAAKGTEQVPLFIVYVTIAIAASLVVYIFFLNNRGRNWLDDERAMRERGKGDAVGAEPVGSR
- a CDS encoding TAXI family TRAP transporter solute-binding subunit, with amino-acid sequence MSVTRRTLLQGAAVLAALQLAGCAPRVGEDGIRMACGERGGTYLQFGELLDAAFSDRRPGGLTVLETEGSVENLELLRSGDAELAIVLADAAADDAREKVAIGRVYQNYLQCFTLADGHVRGVDDLRGRRVSVGAPRSGAALTAGRVFDALGLTEGPDPVQVEKLKLDDAVTALVSGELDAFVWSGGLPLPAVTEVRTESPVSLVDLTAALPALRDAHPGAYVAASVPPGAYGTPAAIPSIGISNYLLARADFPDDHATALVDVLIDDADRLVPTESLGVQFLTASNLVDTPPIALHPAARRRYRERYG
- the rpsI gene encoding 30S ribosomal protein S9 — protein: MATIAESTEQPQSYSTETPVSEAPEATPRNLSVPGAAVGRRKQAIARVRLVPGTGSITINGRDITDYFPNKLHQQLINDPFTLLELAGSYDVIARIQGGGPSGQAGALRLGIARALNEIDRENNRPELKKAGFLSRDARVKERKKAGLKKARKAPQYSKR
- a CDS encoding response regulator transcription factor, which produces MRVLVAEDDASVSAALATVLERATHAVVRVSRGGDVLLRHHDIDVLLLDLGLEDLDGLEVLRRLRLVSEVPVIVVTARGDERSTVRALGLGADDYLVKPVRMHELLARIDAVARRRGTVTEVEHVALGPVRIDLPARRVTAGDDEIALTPTEFDLLAALARRSGRAVSKQELLDRVWGDAYAARSRSFDVHLAALRHKLPDLSITTIRGYGYRLETGA